The following coding sequences lie in one Glycine max cultivar Williams 82 chromosome 19, Glycine_max_v4.0, whole genome shotgun sequence genomic window:
- the LOC100805940 gene encoding serine/threonine-protein kinase tricornered — MDSARSWLQKFQPRDKLRASTRKNDDTNGEDEIPNMSMDEATLSNITKQKVAAAKQYIENHYKEQMKSLQERKERRTILEKKLADADVSEEDQNNLLKFLEKKETEYMRLQRHKMGVDDFELLTMIGKGAFGEVRVCREKTTDHVYAMKKLKKSEMLRRGQVEHVRAERNLLAEVDNNCIVKLYCSFQDDEYLYLIMEYLPGGDMMTLLMRKDILTEDETRFYVGETVLAIESIHKHNYIHRDIKPDNLLLDRYGHLRLSDFGLCKPLDCSTLEEADFSTSQNANGSTRNDEHATPKRTQQEQLQNWQKNRRTLAYSTVGTPDYIAPEVLMKKGYGMECDWWSLGAIMYEMLVGYPPFYSDDPMSTCRKIVNWKSHLKFPEEVRLSPEAKDLISKLLCNVNQRLGSNGADEIKAHQFFNGVEWDKLYQMEAAFIPEVNDELDTQNFEKFEESDSQSHSSSRIGPWRKMISSKDFNFVGYTYKNFEIVNDYQVPGMAELRKKTSKTKKPSIKSLFDCESEASEASDSTTSITTKYDDLPPQPK; from the exons ATGGATTCTGCAAGGAGTTGGTTACAGAAATTTCAACCACGTGATAAATTGAGGGCTTCTACAAGGAAGAATGATGATACTAATGGTGAAGATGAAATTCCAAATATGTCTATGGATGAAGCAACTCTTTCCAatatcacaaaacaaaaggtTGCAGCTGCTAAACAATACATTGAGAACCACTACAAGGAACAAATGAAAAGCCTTCAAGAGAGGAAGGAGCG TCGAACCATCTTGGAAAAGAAGTTGGCTGACGCTGATGTCTCTGAGGAAGATCAAAATAACCTACTTAAATTTTTAGAGAAAAAGGAAACTGAATATATGCGTCTTCAAAGGCACAAAATGGGTGTCGACGATTTTGAGTTATTAACTATGATTGGAAAAGGTGCATTTGGGGAG gTTAGAGTCTGTAGGGAAAAGACTACAGATCATGTATATGCaatgaaaaagttaaagaaatcaGAAATGCTTCGTAGAGGCCAG gTAGAACATGTTAGAGCTGAAAGGAATCTTCTGGCAGAGGTTGACAACAATTGCATAGTTAAactttattgttcttttcaAGATGACGAATATTTGTATCTTATTATGGAATATCTACCGGGTGGGGATATGATGACTCTACTCATGAGAAAGGATATCTTGACTGAAGATGAAACCCGATTTTATGTGGGGGAAACAGTTTTAGCTATTGAATCTATACATAAACACAATTATATACATAG GGATATTAAGCCTGACAACTTGTTACTTGATAGATATGGACACTTAAGACTGTCAGATTTTGGACTATGTAAACCATTAGATTGTAGTACACTTGAAGAAGCAGATTTTTCTACGAGTCAAAATGCTAATGGATCTACACGAAATGATGAACATGCAACTCCAAAACGCACACAACAAGAACAATTGCAAAATTGGCAGAAAAATAGAAGGACACTC GCGTATTCTACGGTTGGTACACCGGATTATATTGCTCCAGAAGTTCTAATGAAAAAAGGTTATGGGATGGAATGTGATTG GTGGTCACTTGGAGCTATTATGTATGAAATGTTAGTGGGATATCCACCTTTTTATTCTGATGATCCAATGTCAACATGTAGGAAG ATAGTAAATTGGAAATCTCACTTAAAATTTCCTGAAGAAGTAAGGTTATCTCCAGAGGCCAAAGATCTTATAAGTAAGCTTTTGTGTAATGTTAATCAAAGGTTGGGCTCAAATGGTGCAGATGAAATAAAG GCTCATCAATTCTTTAATGGTGTGGAATGggataaattgtatcaaatggAAGCTGCCTTTATTCCTGAGGTCAATGATGAGTTAGAtactcaaaattttgaaaagtttgaAGAG TCTGACAGTCAATCTCATTCATCGTCAAGAATTGGTCCATGGAGGAAG ATGATTTCTTCTAAAGACTTTAATTTTGTCGGATACACATACAAGAACTTTGAAATTGTCAATGACTATCAAGTTCCTGGAATGG CTGAATTAAGGAAGAAAAcatcaaagacaaaaaaaccATCCATCAAATCCTTATTTG ATTGTGAGAGTGAGGCATCTGAGGCTTCAGATTCAACAACAAGCATAACTACGAAGTATGATGATCTACCTCCTCAACCAAAATAG